From the Actinomycetes bacterium genome, one window contains:
- a CDS encoding PAC2 family protein has protein sequence MKELLEVHEHPSLSEPVMVVALEGWIDAGMSAAGAISTVASSTDASAVASFDADRIIDHRARRPVMQIVNGLITNLEWPATEVHAGVDSSGNDLLLLQGAEPDFEWQAFTRAVIELAEDFEVARIVYLGAYPAPVPHTRGVNLAVTTSSPDLSDELRGYVRGSLAVPGGIHAVIDVEANSVGIPTLGLWAQVPHYISSMQYPAASLALVDGLRDVAGLDIDVGELAGDAAGTRDRLDALVAENQEHQEMVRQLEEVFDTTSPDDEPPTPIGLGEMPSGDELAAELQEFLQQRPEED, from the coding sequence GTGAAGGAACTCCTCGAAGTCCACGAGCATCCGTCCCTGTCGGAGCCGGTGATGGTCGTCGCTCTCGAAGGCTGGATCGACGCCGGCATGTCGGCCGCAGGGGCCATCTCCACCGTCGCCAGCTCCACCGACGCAAGTGCGGTCGCCTCCTTCGACGCGGACCGGATCATCGACCACCGCGCCCGCCGACCGGTGATGCAGATCGTCAACGGCCTGATCACCAACCTCGAATGGCCCGCCACCGAGGTGCACGCCGGGGTCGATTCGAGCGGCAACGACCTGTTGCTGCTGCAGGGCGCCGAGCCCGACTTCGAATGGCAGGCCTTCACGCGCGCCGTCATCGAGCTGGCGGAGGACTTCGAGGTGGCCCGGATCGTCTACCTCGGCGCATACCCGGCCCCGGTGCCCCACACCCGGGGCGTCAACCTCGCTGTCACCACGTCGTCGCCCGACCTCTCCGACGAGCTGCGCGGCTATGTACGCGGCTCCCTCGCGGTTCCGGGGGGAATCCACGCGGTCATCGACGTGGAGGCCAACTCGGTCGGCATCCCCACGCTCGGGCTGTGGGCACAGGTTCCGCACTACATCTCATCGATGCAGTACCCGGCGGCCAGCCTCGCCCTCGTCGACGGCCTCCGTGACGTGGCCGGACTCGACATCGACGTCGGCGAGCTCGCAGGCGACGCCGCCGGCACCCGCGACCGCCTCGATGCGCTCGTGGCCGAGAACCAGGAGCACCAGGAAATGGTGCGCCAGCTCGAAGAAGTGTTCGACACGACGTCTCCCGACGACGAACCACCCACGCCCATCGGCCTCGGCGAGATGCCGAGCGGCGATGAACTGGCTGCTGAACTGCAGGAGTTCCTGCAACAGCGCCCCGAGGAGGACTGA
- a CDS encoding ComEA family DNA-binding protein, with the protein MAAEELNEPQAEDTAAGDDPAHSPLDELLRRGAGSSATPLAGSLLGRVSEMLPGSMNARAVVAVLVAGVLVGWGGWHWLARPALIEDRIPLAEGAAPLDAGSGSDGPVNPGPGSAAKEDPVPTEPTEQIVVHVAGAVALPGLTELPVGARVGDAMDAAGGSLPGADPGRLNLAARLNDGARLYVPAAGEEVGAPLVEGGLGVTPGDSSQSLVDVNSADAAALEELPGIGPATAAAIISHRERQGPFGSVDSLLEVRGIGEAKLEALEGLVSVR; encoded by the coding sequence GTGGCGGCAGAGGAACTGAACGAACCGCAGGCCGAGGACACAGCCGCAGGCGACGATCCGGCTCACTCGCCGCTGGATGAGTTGCTGCGCCGAGGAGCCGGCAGCTCGGCCACGCCCTTGGCAGGCTCTCTGTTGGGCCGGGTGTCAGAGATGCTGCCCGGGTCCATGAATGCGCGGGCGGTCGTGGCGGTACTGGTCGCCGGCGTGCTCGTCGGCTGGGGTGGGTGGCACTGGTTGGCGCGGCCGGCCCTGATCGAGGACCGGATACCCCTCGCTGAGGGAGCCGCACCGCTGGACGCCGGATCGGGCAGCGACGGACCGGTGAACCCCGGCCCGGGCAGTGCGGCGAAAGAGGATCCTGTCCCCACGGAGCCGACCGAGCAGATCGTCGTGCACGTGGCGGGCGCGGTTGCGCTGCCGGGGCTCACCGAACTGCCGGTCGGTGCCCGGGTGGGCGACGCCATGGACGCAGCAGGTGGGAGCCTCCCCGGCGCGGATCCGGGTCGCCTCAACCTCGCTGCCAGGCTCAACGACGGCGCCCGCCTGTACGTGCCCGCGGCCGGAGAGGAGGTCGGTGCCCCGCTGGTCGAGGGCGGGCTCGGAGTCACCCCCGGTGACTCGAGCCAGTCCTTGGTCGACGTGAACTCGGCCGATGCAGCCGCCCTGGAGGAGTTGCCCGGGATCGGACCGGCCACCGCGGCCGCGATCATCAGCCACCGCGAGCGCCAAGGGCCGTTCGGCTCGGTCGACTCCCTGCTCGAAGTGCGCGGTATCGGCGAGGCGAAGCTGGAAGCGCTGGAGGGCCTCGTCTCGGTGCGCTGA
- the rpsT gene encoding 30S ribosomal protein S20 yields the protein MANIKSQIKRNRQNDRAKERNRAVRSEVRTRIKAAETAIEEGADNAQEVVASAIKRIDVAAQKRVLHRNTAARAKSRLMHKLHAAS from the coding sequence ATGGCCAACATCAAGAGCCAGATCAAGCGGAACCGTCAGAACGATCGTGCGAAGGAGCGCAACCGCGCCGTTCGCAGCGAGGTGCGCACGCGCATCAAGGCTGCCGAGACCGCAATCGAAGAGGGTGCCGACAACGCCCAGGAAGTGGTCGCATCTGCAATCAAGCGCATCGACGTTGCTGCACAGAAGCGCGTCCTGCACCGCAACACGGCCGCACGCGCCAAGTCGCGGCTGATGCACAAGCTCCACGCAGCCAGCTGA
- a CDS encoding phosphotransferase family protein, with translation MAGDNASPEGVNTEQVTAWFADNVPACSPPLDFRLIAGGHSNLTFEVTDSISGRWVLRRPPLGQVLASAHDMGREHKIISALAGTDVPVPATIGLCTDEAVNGAPFYVMDFVDGTVVRNQSDAEGLDPDQRRRAGESLVDVMAAIHTVDVDAVGLGDLGRKQDYIARQLKRWYGQFEKSDGQVTGGLDLPSVHAAHDLLSSSIPAQQGAAIVHGDYRLDNCMLGTSGEVNAVLDWEICTLGDPMADVGLLWVYWTDPGGDAVLPQASPTSLEGFPTKAELIARYAAASGRDVSSLDFYIAFGFWKLTCIIAGVYARYAGGAMGDVPPEQIDGFRHMLDALATQTEQACAEVR, from the coding sequence ATGGCCGGCGACAACGCCAGCCCCGAAGGCGTGAACACCGAGCAAGTGACGGCATGGTTCGCTGACAACGTTCCGGCCTGCTCACCGCCGCTGGACTTCCGGCTCATCGCGGGTGGGCACTCCAACCTCACCTTCGAGGTCACCGACTCCATCTCCGGCCGCTGGGTGCTGAGGCGCCCACCGCTCGGCCAGGTCCTCGCCTCCGCCCACGACATGGGCCGCGAGCACAAGATCATCTCGGCTCTGGCCGGCACCGACGTGCCGGTTCCCGCAACCATCGGGCTCTGCACCGACGAGGCGGTCAACGGCGCCCCCTTCTACGTGATGGACTTCGTCGACGGCACCGTGGTGCGCAACCAGTCCGATGCCGAGGGCCTCGATCCCGACCAGCGCCGACGGGCGGGTGAGTCTCTCGTCGACGTCATGGCCGCAATCCACACCGTCGACGTCGACGCGGTGGGCCTCGGCGACCTCGGCCGCAAGCAGGACTACATCGCCCGCCAGCTCAAGCGCTGGTACGGCCAGTTCGAGAAGTCCGACGGCCAGGTGACCGGTGGGCTCGACCTGCCGTCGGTGCACGCAGCGCACGACCTGCTGTCATCCAGCATCCCGGCCCAACAGGGCGCCGCGATCGTGCACGGCGACTACCGGCTCGACAACTGCATGCTCGGCACCAGCGGCGAGGTCAATGCAGTACTCGACTGGGAGATCTGCACCCTCGGGGATCCGATGGCCGACGTGGGCCTCCTCTGGGTCTACTGGACCGACCCCGGTGGGGACGCCGTGCTCCCGCAGGCCTCGCCCACCTCGCTCGAGGGGTTCCCCACCAAGGCCGAACTGATCGCCCGCTACGCGGCGGCCTCGGGTCGTGACGTCTCCTCGCTCGACTTCTACATCGCATTCGGCTTCTGGAAACTCACCTGCATCATCGCCGGTGTGTACGCGCGCTACGCGGGTGGTGCAATGGGAGACGTGCCACCCGAACAGATCGACGGATTCCGCCACATGCTCGATGCGCTTGCCACCCAGACCGAGCAGGCGTGCGCGGAGGTCCGGTGA
- the holA gene encoding DNA polymerase III subunit delta has protein sequence MTITLLKGSDAVLLEQAAGEAVAAELGDADRNEVLDEFRGDDYDLSAVALAATTVSMFGGRVVVARNLGRFPAAESKLLIDLVDDVTDDVSLVLVWDKPITSGARSNPVPKKLADAVKGRGGDVVDTTPPSGKRRSGWFDEQFDGADVQLDRQARALVEDTLGEDVGRLPALLELVAAANPGEDRVGVEQVQPLLGESGGVPPWDLTDAIDKGRTAQAVELVRRMMAGGQRHPLQVMVTLQNHFERMLRLDGAAVHDEKAAAALLGMKGSTFPAKKALDQSSRMGSAKLARATTLLHRADVELRGATGAPPEMVLELLVARLSALSGGGRR, from the coding sequence GTGACCATCACGCTGCTCAAGGGGTCAGACGCCGTGCTGTTGGAGCAGGCGGCGGGCGAAGCAGTGGCCGCTGAGCTCGGTGACGCCGACCGCAACGAGGTGCTCGATGAGTTCCGCGGCGACGACTACGACCTGTCGGCCGTCGCGTTGGCGGCCACCACGGTGTCGATGTTCGGTGGCCGGGTGGTGGTTGCACGCAACCTGGGGCGGTTCCCCGCGGCCGAGTCGAAGCTGCTGATCGACCTGGTGGACGACGTGACCGACGACGTGAGCCTGGTGCTCGTGTGGGACAAGCCCATCACATCGGGAGCGCGGTCCAACCCGGTTCCCAAGAAGCTCGCCGACGCCGTCAAGGGCCGTGGCGGTGACGTGGTCGACACGACACCACCCTCGGGCAAGCGTCGCTCCGGTTGGTTCGACGAGCAGTTCGACGGTGCCGACGTACAACTCGATCGTCAGGCCCGTGCCCTTGTGGAGGACACCCTCGGCGAAGACGTCGGTCGCCTTCCCGCCCTGCTGGAACTGGTCGCAGCCGCCAACCCGGGAGAGGACCGGGTCGGAGTGGAGCAGGTGCAGCCGCTGCTGGGTGAGAGCGGGGGCGTGCCGCCGTGGGACCTCACCGACGCGATCGACAAGGGGCGTACCGCGCAGGCCGTCGAGTTGGTGCGCCGCATGATGGCCGGTGGCCAGCGCCACCCGCTTCAGGTGATGGTCACGCTGCAGAACCACTTCGAGCGGATGCTGCGCCTCGATGGCGCCGCAGTACACGACGAGAAGGCGGCAGCAGCCCTGCTCGGAATGAAGGGGTCCACTTTCCCGGCCAAGAAGGCGCTCGACCAGAGCTCCAGAATGGGCTCGGCCAAGCTGGCGAGGGCAACGACGCTGCTGCACCGGGCCGACGTGGAGTTGCGGGGCGCAACGGGAGCACCACCCGAGATGGTGTTGGAGCTGCTGGTGGCGCGGCTCTCCGCGCTGTCAGGCGGTGGCCGGCGCTGA
- the lepA gene encoding elongation factor 4, giving the protein MSPPAVCCARLESPAARNRPVTDLSYIRNLSIIAHIDHGKSTLADRLLEITGAVQARDMRNQFLDSMDIERERGITIKLQSVRLDWKDHVINLIDTPGHVDFGYEVSRSLAACEGVILVVDASQGIEAQTLANCYLALESDLEIVAVLNKLDLPAAEPDKYAAEIESVLGIPADDILRISAKTGEGVDAVLDAVIDRIPPPEGDPDAETQGLIFDSHFDQYRGVVSSIRVVNGHLRTGSKLRFMQAGATHEAIEIGVRTPDNTPVDTLGPGEVGYLIAGIKDVGEARSGETVTDAAEPAEEPLEGYREPKPMVFCGLYPVEGDDFEDLRESLLKMRLNDSSFTYEPETSGALGFGFRCGFLGLLHMEIIRERLEREFGLSLIATAPSVEYEVTTTNGEEHLVDNPADLPDPGSIEEVREPMLTCSIIAPSEYVGTLMELCQGRRGEMTRMEYLSPERVDLHYKLPLAEVVIDFFDQMKSRTQGYASLDYEPTGYDPADLVKVEILLHGDPVDAFCTIVHRENSDEYGKKMTEKLREIIPRQQFDVPIQAAIGSRIIARQTVRAFRKDVTAKLYGGDVTRKRKLLEKQKAGKKRMKNVGAVEIPSDAFIRALRLDD; this is encoded by the coding sequence ATGTCGCCACCGGCAGTGTGCTGCGCCAGACTGGAAAGCCCCGCCGCACGGAACCGACCAGTGACCGACCTCTCGTACATCCGCAACCTCTCGATCATCGCCCACATTGACCATGGCAAGTCGACGCTCGCGGACCGGCTGCTCGAGATCACCGGCGCCGTGCAGGCCCGCGACATGCGCAACCAGTTCCTTGACTCGATGGATATCGAGCGCGAACGCGGCATCACCATCAAGCTCCAGTCAGTGCGCCTCGACTGGAAGGACCACGTAATAAACCTGATCGACACGCCGGGCCACGTGGACTTCGGATACGAGGTATCGCGCAGCCTGGCGGCCTGCGAAGGCGTGATCCTGGTCGTCGATGCGAGCCAGGGCATCGAGGCCCAGACGCTGGCCAACTGCTACCTGGCGCTGGAAAGCGACCTGGAGATCGTGGCGGTGCTCAACAAGCTCGACCTGCCGGCCGCGGAGCCCGACAAGTACGCAGCAGAGATCGAGTCGGTGCTCGGCATCCCCGCGGATGACATCCTGCGGATCTCCGCCAAGACCGGTGAAGGTGTCGACGCCGTGCTCGACGCAGTCATCGACCGCATTCCGCCGCCCGAGGGTGACCCTGATGCCGAGACACAGGGCCTGATCTTCGACTCGCACTTCGACCAGTACCGGGGCGTGGTGAGTTCGATCCGGGTGGTCAACGGGCATCTGCGCACGGGCTCGAAGCTGCGGTTCATGCAGGCGGGCGCCACCCATGAGGCGATCGAGATCGGTGTGCGCACACCCGACAACACGCCGGTCGACACGCTGGGCCCCGGCGAGGTCGGCTACCTGATCGCCGGCATCAAGGACGTTGGCGAGGCCCGCTCGGGTGAGACGGTGACCGACGCGGCAGAACCTGCCGAGGAGCCGCTGGAGGGCTACCGCGAACCGAAGCCCATGGTGTTCTGTGGCCTGTACCCGGTGGAGGGCGACGACTTCGAGGACCTGCGCGAGTCGCTGCTGAAGATGCGGCTCAACGACAGCTCGTTCACCTACGAGCCGGAGACCTCGGGTGCGCTCGGCTTCGGGTTCCGGTGTGGCTTCCTCGGGCTGTTGCACATGGAGATCATCCGCGAGCGTCTCGAGCGCGAGTTCGGGCTCTCGTTGATCGCCACCGCTCCGTCCGTTGAGTACGAGGTGACCACGACGAACGGCGAGGAACACCTGGTCGACAACCCGGCCGACCTGCCCGACCCGGGATCGATCGAAGAGGTCCGCGAGCCGATGCTGACTTGTTCGATCATCGCTCCGAGCGAATACGTCGGAACGCTGATGGAGTTGTGCCAGGGCCGTCGCGGCGAGATGACACGCATGGAGTACCTGTCACCCGAGCGGGTTGACCTCCACTACAAACTGCCGCTCGCTGAGGTGGTGATCGACTTCTTTGACCAGATGAAGAGCCGCACGCAGGGTTACGCCAGCCTCGACTACGAGCCGACGGGATACGACCCGGCGGACCTCGTGAAGGTGGAGATCCTGCTGCATGGCGATCCGGTCGATGCGTTCTGCACGATCGTTCACCGCGAGAACTCAGATGAGTACGGCAAGAAGATGACCGAGAAGCTGCGCGAGATCATCCCACGCCAGCAGTTCGACGTGCCGATCCAGGCGGCCATCGGCAGCCGGATCATCGCCCGCCAGACCGTGCGCGCATTTCGCAAGGACGTCACCGCCAAGCTCTATGGCGGCGACGTGACCCGCAAGCGCAAGCTGCTGGAGAAGCAGAAGGCGGGCAAGAAGCGGATGAAGAACGTGGGCGCGGTGGAGATCCCCTCTGATGCCTTCATCCGTGCGCTGCGCCTGGATGACTGA
- the hrcA gene encoding heat-inducible transcription repressor HrcA, whose protein sequence is MALDDRKSAILRAVVMEYVETAQPVGSNTISKRSDVSVSPATVRSELANLETEGYLEQPHTSAGRVPTEKGYRFYVDDMSPELAMSPAGVARVSEFFAAAHGELEQMLRETSRLLSSLTGTAAVVTEQGGEAATVRSVQLVDLAPTMLLVVAVTSAGAVVKRTFEIPAPGVDAGGLADAQKALADELVGGPLAEVAGHAFDSSLPGAELAILAAAAIGEAAEAEGAHVYVDGASRIANVFDTRETVEGVLTVLEKQFVVIGLLQEIVDGGLTVAIGSETGVEPLAECSLVVAPYESDTGPAGAIAVLGPTRMDYAETVSAVSQVSRRLSRLLSEG, encoded by the coding sequence ATGGCACTCGATGACCGGAAGTCCGCGATCCTGCGGGCAGTCGTGATGGAGTACGTCGAGACCGCGCAACCGGTCGGATCCAACACGATCTCCAAGCGCAGCGATGTGTCCGTGTCCCCGGCGACGGTGCGAAGCGAACTGGCGAACCTCGAGACCGAGGGCTACCTGGAACAACCCCACACGAGCGCGGGCCGGGTACCCACCGAGAAGGGCTACCGGTTCTACGTCGACGACATGTCGCCCGAACTCGCGATGAGCCCGGCCGGCGTGGCTCGCGTTTCGGAGTTCTTCGCCGCCGCCCATGGCGAGCTGGAACAGATGCTGCGCGAGACGAGCCGCCTGCTCTCCTCCCTCACCGGCACAGCCGCCGTGGTCACCGAACAGGGCGGAGAAGCGGCGACTGTCCGCTCCGTGCAACTGGTCGACCTGGCCCCCACCATGCTGCTCGTGGTAGCGGTCACATCCGCAGGTGCGGTGGTGAAGCGGACCTTCGAGATACCCGCACCGGGAGTCGACGCAGGCGGGCTGGCCGACGCACAGAAGGCGCTGGCGGATGAGTTGGTGGGCGGGCCGCTGGCGGAGGTGGCCGGCCACGCGTTCGACTCGTCGCTGCCCGGCGCCGAGCTTGCGATCCTCGCGGCGGCCGCCATCGGCGAGGCCGCCGAGGCCGAGGGCGCGCACGTCTATGTGGATGGCGCAAGCCGGATAGCAAATGTGTTCGACACCCGTGAGACCGTGGAGGGCGTGCTGACGGTGCTCGAGAAGCAGTTCGTGGTGATCGGACTCCTGCAGGAGATCGTCGACGGAGGCCTGACCGTGGCGATCGGCTCCGAAACCGGTGTCGAACCGCTGGCCGAATGCTCGCTGGTCGTGGCGCCATATGAGTCCGACACGGGCCCCGCGGGAGCTATCGCCGTGCTCGGGCCCACCCGGATGGACTACGCCGAGACCGTCTCTGCCGTGTCGCAGGTCAGCCGCCGCCTCAGCCGTTTGTTGAGCGAGGGCTGA
- a CDS encoding tetratricopeptide repeat protein, producing the protein MADVTDATFQTAVIERSATVPVVVDLWAEWCGPCKTLGPIIEKVIGETAGRVELAKVDVDSNPQIAQAFQAQSIPAVHALVDGKVVDSFIGAQPESEVRAFVNKLTSSPEEQEVARLVALGDEASLRSALEIDNDNEDAIVGLAEILVGRGDTDDATALLSRIPETAAVRRVAALARTGGAPEGGDAEVERQLGELLGKVKADDEARKSFVDLLEVLSDDGLRALWRKRLSGELF; encoded by the coding sequence ATGGCCGATGTAACCGACGCAACCTTCCAGACCGCTGTGATCGAACGCTCCGCGACGGTCCCGGTTGTCGTCGACCTCTGGGCGGAATGGTGTGGTCCCTGCAAGACCCTGGGGCCGATCATCGAGAAGGTGATCGGGGAGACCGCGGGTCGTGTCGAGCTCGCCAAGGTCGACGTCGATTCCAACCCCCAGATCGCCCAGGCGTTCCAGGCACAGTCGATCCCGGCTGTGCATGCACTGGTCGATGGCAAGGTGGTCGACAGCTTCATCGGCGCCCAGCCCGAGTCCGAGGTCCGGGCGTTCGTCAACAAGCTGACCTCGAGCCCCGAGGAGCAGGAGGTCGCCAGGCTGGTTGCACTCGGCGATGAGGCATCCCTGCGCTCGGCGCTGGAGATCGACAACGACAACGAGGACGCGATCGTGGGGTTGGCGGAGATCCTGGTCGGACGTGGCGACACCGACGACGCGACGGCGCTGCTCTCACGGATTCCCGAGACGGCCGCTGTGCGCCGTGTGGCAGCGCTGGCGCGAACTGGTGGAGCCCCCGAGGGTGGCGACGCCGAGGTGGAGCGCCAACTTGGTGAGCTGCTGGGCAAGGTGAAGGCCGACGATGAAGCACGCAAGAGCTTCGTCGACCTGCTCGAGGTCCTCTCCGACGACGGCCTGCGCGCCTTGTGGCGCAAGCGGCTGTCCGGCGAACTGTTCTGA
- a CDS encoding LLM class F420-dependent oxidoreductase: MLVDAPLGPDLSLAPLAAKKLEEAGFGGVWSAEINHDPFMPLMRAAETTSTLELGTGIAVAFARNPMLVANIGYDLQKFSEGRFILGLGSQIKPHITRRFSMPWSRPAARMREFVQATRAIWDCWQEGTKLDFDGEFYNHTLMTPMFDPGPNPHGVPKIYLAGVGELMTEVAGETCDGFLCHAFTTERWLREVTIPALERGAKKAGRSLDDIEVSGPAFVITGKNEAEMAQSREMTAGQIAFYGSTPAYRGVLDLHGWGELGDELHAMSKEGRWAEMGGAIDDEVLNTFAVVAEPSGVAGGLHTRDGHGPDASRFCAPAAPAPGTWGPGPDGL, translated from the coding sequence ATGCTCGTAGACGCCCCACTCGGGCCCGACCTGTCGCTCGCCCCGCTCGCGGCGAAGAAACTCGAAGAGGCCGGCTTCGGCGGCGTGTGGTCAGCCGAGATCAACCACGATCCCTTCATGCCCCTGATGCGGGCCGCCGAGACGACCAGCACACTCGAGCTGGGCACCGGAATCGCCGTGGCCTTCGCCCGCAACCCGATGCTCGTGGCCAACATCGGCTACGACCTGCAGAAGTTCTCCGAGGGCCGATTCATCCTCGGACTCGGCTCCCAGATCAAGCCCCACATCACCCGCCGTTTCTCGATGCCCTGGTCGCGGCCCGCGGCACGCATGCGCGAGTTCGTCCAGGCCACCCGCGCCATCTGGGACTGCTGGCAGGAAGGCACGAAGCTCGACTTCGACGGCGAGTTCTACAACCACACGCTGATGACCCCGATGTTCGATCCCGGCCCCAACCCCCATGGCGTGCCGAAGATCTACCTGGCCGGCGTGGGCGAGCTGATGACCGAGGTCGCAGGCGAGACCTGCGACGGGTTCCTCTGCCACGCCTTCACCACGGAACGCTGGCTGCGCGAGGTCACGATTCCGGCCCTCGAACGGGGAGCGAAGAAGGCCGGCCGGAGCCTCGACGACATCGAAGTGTCAGGACCGGCGTTCGTCATCACCGGCAAGAATGAAGCCGAGATGGCCCAGTCCCGCGAGATGACCGCCGGCCAGATCGCCTTCTACGGCTCCACACCCGCCTACCGCGGGGTGCTCGACCTGCACGGCTGGGGTGAACTCGGCGACGAACTGCACGCCATGTCCAAGGAAGGCCGCTGGGCCGAGATGGGCGGCGCCATCGACGACGAGGTGCTCAACACGTTCGCAGTGGTCGCCGAGCCCTCGGGCGTGGCCGGAGGGCTCCACACGCGCGACGGCCACGGGCCCGACGCCAGCAGGTTCTGTGCACCGGCGGCGCCAGCCCCCGGGACGTGGGGTCCGGGCCCGGACGGCCTTC
- a CDS encoding ComEC/Rec2 family competence protein: protein MEVCTPAMREALHAMAGQAGVVVTAVSAAAAALFGAAVPAWLPPTLIACALVVAAARRSGPRWLVGGALAVAMVALVALRADQDLAGLDLPLPERVDGTAQLAADPESGRFGTRVEVTVDGRRYMADFDRDTEGVVRALRMGNRVALSGAVSDLDRAPRGWVLSRHLAGRIRVSEAERVSGTRIWFRAANGVHELLWRGSGSMSEQHRALYVGLVVGDDRRQDELTQFRFRASGLTHLLAVSGQNLVFVLVALSPLTSRVTFRWRWALGALAIVGFVLVTRAEPSVLRAAAMALLGLTAAATGRTVPGVRTLCLAATGLLVADPMLVHSVGFRLSLAATAGLVLCAQRIWRLVPGPEWLARPLGVTLAAQAGAVPVMAATFGPTSVLAVPANLLAEPAAGLVMTLGMTSGLLAGVVREELAWVLQLPVRVAVWWVNTVAAGIAELSAPPLPIAGWVAIGAGLAAATALWRHRGHSAAGRCVLVAALPILLLVRPPLPLTGGSLELDGGATLRSCNESWVLEVGGGPGPQDAVSIQEGLWRQGLTRVALVSAAESTPALVDLAGRLGAVLVVGESRPLARGSPPICA, encoded by the coding sequence ATGGAGGTCTGCACGCCCGCCATGCGTGAGGCGCTGCATGCGATGGCCGGCCAAGCCGGCGTCGTGGTCACTGCCGTGTCCGCCGCAGCTGCGGCACTGTTCGGGGCCGCCGTGCCAGCGTGGCTTCCGCCGACTCTCATAGCGTGTGCCCTGGTGGTCGCGGCAGCCCGCAGGTCTGGCCCGCGGTGGCTGGTCGGCGGGGCGCTCGCCGTCGCAATGGTGGCGCTGGTAGCGCTGCGGGCCGACCAGGACCTTGCGGGCCTGGACCTACCGCTGCCTGAGCGGGTCGACGGCACGGCTCAACTGGCGGCAGATCCGGAGTCGGGACGGTTCGGCACGAGGGTGGAGGTCACCGTCGACGGCCGCCGGTACATGGCCGACTTCGACCGTGACACCGAGGGTGTCGTGCGGGCACTGCGGATGGGGAACCGGGTGGCGCTGTCGGGCGCCGTGTCGGATCTCGATCGGGCGCCGCGGGGCTGGGTGCTGTCGCGCCACCTCGCCGGCCGCATCCGGGTGAGCGAGGCGGAGCGCGTGTCGGGTACGAGGATCTGGTTCCGCGCCGCCAACGGTGTGCACGAGCTGTTGTGGAGAGGGTCGGGCTCCATGTCCGAGCAGCACCGTGCCCTCTATGTGGGTCTGGTGGTGGGAGACGACCGACGCCAGGACGAGCTCACGCAGTTCCGGTTCCGCGCGTCGGGGCTCACGCACCTCCTCGCGGTATCGGGCCAGAACCTCGTGTTCGTGTTGGTTGCACTGTCGCCCCTCACCTCTCGGGTCACGTTCCGCTGGCGGTGGGCGCTGGGTGCGTTGGCCATCGTCGGGTTCGTGCTCGTGACCCGGGCCGAGCCCTCTGTACTGCGTGCGGCAGCGATGGCGTTGCTCGGCCTCACGGCTGCCGCCACAGGTCGCACGGTGCCCGGAGTTCGCACGTTGTGCCTCGCCGCCACGGGCCTGCTCGTGGCGGACCCGATGCTCGTGCACTCGGTCGGGTTCCGGCTCTCGCTCGCGGCAACCGCGGGTCTGGTGCTGTGTGCCCAACGGATCTGGCGGCTGGTGCCGGGCCCGGAGTGGCTGGCCCGCCCGCTCGGGGTGACCCTCGCCGCCCAGGCCGGCGCAGTGCCGGTGATGGCTGCCACGTTCGGTCCGACCTCGGTGCTGGCCGTGCCGGCGAACCTGCTTGCGGAGCCGGCCGCAGGGCTCGTGATGACGCTTGGCATGACCTCGGGACTGCTCGCCGGAGTGGTCCGTGAAGAGCTGGCATGGGTGCTCCAGCTGCCTGTGCGCGTGGCGGTGTGGTGGGTCAACACCGTGGCCGCGGGCATCGCGGAGCTGTCGGCTCCGCCACTGCCGATCGCCGGATGGGTCGCGATCGGGGCAGGTCTGGCTGCAGCGACCGCGCTCTGGCGCCATCGGGGTCATTCGGCCGCTGGCCGCTGCGTGCTCGTGGCCGCACTGCCGATCTTGCTGTTGGTGCGTCCGCCGCTGCCGCTGACCGGTGGGTCGTTGGAGCTCGACGGGGGAGCGACGCTGCGGTCGTGCAACGAGAGCTGGGTGTTGGAGGTGGGAGGTGGGCCCGGTCCACAGGATGCGGTTTCCATCCAGGAAGGCCTCTGGCGGCAGGGCCTGACACGCGTGGCCCTGGTCTCCGCAGCGGAGTCAACGCCCGCATTGGTGGACCTGGCTGGTCGGTTGGGTGCTGTGCTGGTGGTTGGCGAGAGCCGGCCCCTCGCGAGGGGATCCCCACCGATCTGTGCGTGA